From Azospirillum baldaniorum, the proteins below share one genomic window:
- a CDS encoding YgiQ family radical SAM protein, with product MLNEATPTVAVPAARDIFSLPRHRTEARRPAPFLPMTRAEMDRLGWDSCDIVVVTGDAYVDHPSFGMAIIGRLLEAQGFRVGIIAQPDWSSAEPFKALGKPNLFFGVTGGNMDSMVNHYTSDRRLRHNDSYTPNDEGGKRPDRAVIVYSQRCREAYKDVPIVLGGIEASLRRIAQYDHWSEKVRRSVLVDSKADILCYGNAERAIIDVAHRIAAGEKAREIDDVRGTSIVRSRVPDGWTVIDSSSIDELTPAAPRAAGADRTVVRLPSFEQVSADKVLYAHASRVLHQESNPGNARALVQRHGDREVWLTTPPIPLTTAEMDGVYGLPYARAPHPSYGDARIPAWEMIRFSVNIMRGCFGGCSFCSITEHEGRIIQSRSEGSILKEIEEIRDKVKGFTGVISDMGGPTANMYRMTCKDPEIEKVCRRPSCVFPDICKNLNTDHSDLIQLYRKARAIPGVKKINIASGLRYDLAVRSPEYVKELVTHHVGGYLKIAPEHTEPGPLSKMMKPGIGTYDRFKEMFEKAAKAAGKKLYLIPYFIAAHPGTSDEDMMNLALWLKRNGFKADQVQTYLPSPMALATAMYHSDRNPLRPIRREGSETVFSAKGLKQRRLHKAFLRYHDPENWPVLRDALKAMGRSDLIGPGEHQLVPAWQTTGGMGKADKPGADRPKPGKTFYTQQAGKGRRTPAKAGKPTGRAR from the coding sequence ATGCTCAACGAAGCCACGCCCACCGTCGCCGTTCCGGCGGCGCGGGACATCTTCTCCCTCCCCCGGCACCGGACGGAGGCCCGGCGGCCGGCGCCCTTCCTGCCGATGACGCGGGCGGAGATGGACCGGCTGGGCTGGGATTCCTGCGACATCGTGGTGGTGACGGGCGACGCCTATGTCGATCATCCCAGCTTCGGCATGGCGATCATCGGGCGGCTGCTGGAGGCGCAGGGCTTCCGCGTCGGCATCATCGCCCAGCCGGACTGGAGCAGCGCGGAGCCGTTCAAGGCGCTGGGCAAGCCGAACCTGTTCTTCGGGGTGACCGGCGGCAACATGGACTCGATGGTGAACCACTACACCTCGGACCGCCGCCTGCGTCACAACGACAGCTACACCCCCAACGACGAGGGCGGCAAGCGGCCCGACCGCGCGGTGATCGTCTACAGCCAGCGCTGCCGCGAAGCCTACAAGGACGTGCCCATCGTGCTGGGCGGCATCGAGGCCAGCCTCCGCCGCATCGCCCAGTACGACCATTGGAGCGAGAAGGTCCGCCGCTCCGTCCTGGTGGACTCCAAGGCCGACATCCTGTGCTACGGCAACGCCGAGCGCGCGATCATCGACGTCGCCCACCGCATCGCGGCCGGGGAGAAGGCGCGGGAGATCGACGACGTCCGCGGCACCTCCATCGTTCGCAGCCGCGTGCCGGACGGCTGGACCGTCATCGACAGCAGCAGCATCGACGAGCTGACGCCCGCCGCCCCGCGCGCCGCCGGGGCCGACCGCACGGTGGTCCGCCTGCCCTCCTTCGAGCAGGTCAGCGCCGACAAGGTGCTCTACGCCCACGCCTCGCGCGTGCTGCATCAGGAGAGCAACCCCGGCAACGCCCGCGCGCTGGTGCAGCGGCACGGCGACCGCGAGGTCTGGCTGACCACGCCGCCGATCCCGCTGACCACGGCGGAGATGGACGGGGTCTACGGCCTGCCCTACGCCCGCGCGCCCCACCCGTCCTACGGCGACGCGCGCATCCCGGCCTGGGAGATGATCCGCTTCTCGGTGAACATCATGCGCGGCTGCTTCGGCGGCTGTTCCTTCTGCTCCATCACCGAGCATGAGGGGCGCATCATCCAGAGCCGCTCGGAGGGCTCGATCCTCAAGGAGATCGAGGAGATCCGCGACAAGGTGAAGGGCTTCACCGGGGTCATCTCCGACATGGGCGGGCCGACCGCCAACATGTACCGCATGACCTGCAAGGACCCGGAGATCGAGAAGGTCTGCCGCCGTCCGTCCTGCGTCTTCCCGGACATCTGCAAGAACCTGAACACCGACCACAGCGACCTGATCCAGCTCTACCGCAAGGCCCGCGCCATCCCCGGCGTGAAGAAGATCAACATCGCCTCGGGCCTGCGCTACGACCTCGCCGTCCGCAGCCCGGAGTATGTGAAGGAACTGGTGACCCACCATGTCGGCGGTTACCTGAAGATCGCGCCGGAGCACACCGAGCCTGGCCCGCTGTCCAAGATGATGAAGCCGGGCATCGGCACCTACGACCGCTTCAAGGAGATGTTCGAGAAGGCGGCCAAGGCGGCGGGCAAGAAGCTCTACCTCATCCCCTACTTCATCGCCGCCCATCCCGGCACCAGCGACGAGGACATGATGAACCTCGCTTTGTGGCTGAAGCGGAACGGCTTCAAGGCCGATCAGGTGCAGACCTACCTGCCCTCTCCCATGGCGCTCGCCACGGCGATGTACCACAGCGACCGCAACCCGTTGCGCCCGATCCGCCGCGAGGGGTCGGAGACGGTGTTCTCGGCCAAGGGGCTGAAGCAGCGCCGCCTGCACAAGGCCTTCCTGCGCTACCACGACCCGGAGAACTGGCCGGTGCTGCGCGACGCGCTGAAGGCCATGGGCCGCAGCGACCTGATCGGGCCGGGCGAGCACCAGCTCGTGCCGGCCTGGCAAACGACGGGGGGTATGGGCAAGGCTGACAAACCCGGAGCGGACAGGCCGAAGCCGGGCAAGACCTTCTACACCCAGCAGGCCGGCAAGGGCCGCCGGACGCCGGCCAAGGCCGGCAAGCCGACGGGAAGGGCAAGGTAG